The genomic stretch GACCTGGTCCTCTTCCTCATCGAGCCGCCGGCGAGCGAGAAGCCCGAGGTGAGCCCAGGCAACCGCGCCATCCTCGAACGGCTGCAGAAGATCGGCAAGCCGACCTTCCTGGTCATCAACAAGATCGACAGCGTTGCCAAGGGGCAGCTGCTGCCGCTCATCGACCTGTACCGCCAGGAGTTCCCCTTCGCCGAGGTGGTCCCCATCTCCGCCCGGGAGAAGGACGGCGTGGATCGGCTGTTCCACACCGTCCTGGGACACCTGCCGGAGGGAGAGAACGTCTTCGACGAGGACATGCTCACCGACCAGCAGGAGCGCGCGCTGGCGGCCGAGTACATCCGTGAGCAGGTGCTGCGCCACTGCCGCCAGGAGATTCCGTACTCCACGGCCGTGGTGGTGGACATCTTCGACGAATCCGAGCGCGAGCCCCGGCCGGGCACGCCGCCGAACCAACTGGGCGGGCTCATCCGCATCGCCGCGTCCATCTTCGTGGAGCGCGACAGCCAGAAGGCCATCATCATCGGCAAGCAGGGGCAGATGCTGAAGACCATTGGCACCGATGCGCGCAAGTCCGTGCAGCGGTTGCTGGGCGCGCATGTGTATCTGGACCTGCGCGTCCGCGTGGAACCGCGTTGGAGCGAGCGCCCCGAAGGCCTCAAGAAGCTGGGATACGACTGAAATGAAGCCCCTGGTCGCAATTGTCGGACGCCCCAACGTGGGCAAGAGCACGCTGTTCAATCGGCTGGTGGGCCGGCGCGTCGCGCTGGTGCAGGACGAGCCTGGCGTGACGCGGGATCGCCACTACGCGGACGCGGAGTGGGAAGGCCGCAAGTTCACCTTCATCGACACCGGCGGCTTCGTGCCCGGTGACGAGGACCAGCTCCTCCAGCAGGTGCGGGAGCAGGCGCAGCTGGCCGTGGACGAGTGTGACGTCATCGTCTTCGTCACCGACGCCCGGGCGGGCCTCACCGCCGCGGACGAGGCCGTGGCCAACTACCTGCGCAAGAGCGGCAAGCCGGTGGTGCTGGCCGCCAACAAGCTGGACAACACGACTGGGCAGATGCAGGCGCTGGCCGGTGAGTTCTACCGCCTGGGCCTGGGCGACGTGCAGGCCCTGTCCGCCGAGCACGGCCTGGGCATGCAGGAGCTGTTCGACTCGGTCGTCGCCAGGCTGCCGCCCAAGGAAGAGGACGAGGACGCGGAGGCGCCGCCGGACGACGGCATCATCCGTCTGGCCATCATCGGCCGGCCCAACGTGGGCAAGAGCACCCTGGTCAACGCCATCCTGAAAGAGAAGCGGGTGGTGGCCAGTGAGGTGGCGGGGACCACGCGGGACCCGGTGGACTCCGAGCTCACGTACAAGGACCGCAAGCTGCTGCTCACCGACACGGCGGGCATCCGGCGCAAGAAGTCCATTGCCCAGCGCGTGGAGCAGTTCTCCGTCGTGGCCGCGCTCAAGGTCATGGAGCGCAGCGACGTGGCGGTGCTGCTGATGGACGCCACGGAGCCGGCGGTGGACCAGGACGCCAAGCTGGCGGGCCTGGCGGAGGAGCGCGGCCGCGCCCTGGTCATCGTGGTGAACAAGTGGGACCTGGTGGGCGCGGACCAGCGCCGCCAGGAGACCTTCCGCGAGTCCCTCAAGCACTCGCTCAAGTTCGTGGGCTATGCGCCCATCCTCTTCACCTCCGCGCTGACGGGCTCCAAGGTGGAGAAGGTCGTGGACGTGGCGACGGAGCTCGCCGACCAGTTCCGCTTCCGGGCGCCCACGCCGCAGCTCAACCGGCTGCTGGAGCACATGGTGGACAACCATCCGGCGCCCATCGTCCGGGGCAAGCCGCTGCGCATGTACTACATCGCCCAGGTGGCCGCGGCGCCGCCGACCTTCACCATCACCGTGAACCATCCGGACGGCGTTCCGGACATGTACAAGCGGTACATCACCAACCAGCTGCGCAAGACGTTCGACCTGCGCGTGCCCATCCGGCTCATCTTCAAGGGCCGGCCCGGGCAGGCCAAGCGAGAGGCCCGCAAGCGGCCGCAACGCCAGGGGAAGCGCTGAGGCGTCAGTGCGTTGACACTCGCGGCGCGCGCTCCATACAGTGCGCCGCTCTTTAAAAGAGGTTTCCAGACGTGGCCGGAACCACCAAGACCGAGAAGATTCGCCAGAAAGAGCTCAGCCAGCCGGACTCCTTCCAGAAGGTGGGCACCGAGGCGAGCGACTGGCTTGCGCAGCGCCAGAAGATTATCGGGCTCGCCGCGGGCGTGCTCATCCTGGGCGGCGTGGGCGTGGCCATCGCCAGCGAAGTGTCCAAGCGCGGCGAAGAGAAGGCCTCCCAGGCGCTGGGACAGGCGCTGACCGTGCTCGACCGGCCCGTGGAGGGCGTGGAACCCGCGCAGCCCGGTGACACGGAGCCCCCCTTCAAGTCGGTGAAGGAGCGCGACGAGGCCGTGGTGAAGTCGCTGGGCGAGTTCCGCCAGCAGCACGGCGGCACCCCGTCCGCGGTGACGGCCGCCCTGGCCGAGGGCAAGGCGCAGTTCCGGCTGGGCAACTACGCCGCGGCGCAGACCGCCTTCGGTGAGTACCTCAAGGGCGCGGCCCAGAACGATCCGCTCCGCGCGGAGGCCTTCGAGGGTCAGGGCTACGCGCTCGAGGCGGACGGCAAGTACGAGGACGCCATCAAGGCCTTCGAGCAGATGGGCGCCGCGGGTGGCCCGTTCCTGGTGGGCATGGGCGACTACCACAAGGCCCGGATGCTCATCCTCCTGGGCAAGAAGGAAGAGGCGGCCCAGGTGCTGTCGAAGCTGACCACGGCGCAGCCGAACACGGCGGCGGCGCGTCAGGCCGGTGAGCGCCTGGCGGTGCTGGCGTCCGAAGGTGTGAAGGTTCCTGCCCCGGAGGCTCCGGCGGCTGCACCCGTTCCGGACGCGGGGTAGAAACACACGCCATGACGATGCGGCTCGTGAGCTGGAAGCGTTGGCTGGGTGGCGCTGTGGCGGCAGGGCTTCTGGGCGGCTGCAGTGGCGTGCGGTACTACGGCAATCCGGAGTTGCCCCGGCCGCCGTCGAACACGCCGCTGGAGTACTTCTCCGTCAACTGGTGGGCGCCGCTCGCGCCCCCGCAGACGCTGGAGTACGGGCCGCGTGAGACGGCGACGCCGGCCTATGATGCCGTCAGCCGGACGACCGTCGCGCTCACGCGGGACGGGTTCGCCCGCGGCGTGGGTCCCGACGGCCAGGTGAAGTGGAAGTACAAGACGGGCAGCCGCTTCAACGCCGGGGCCCGGGTGGTGGACGGCGTGGCCTATGTTCCGGGCGGGGACGGCGTGCTGTACGCGCTGGACGCGGCCTCGGGCGAGGAGAAGTGGAAGTACGTCGCGGGCGAGGCCCTGGCCACGGTGCCCGTGGTCGCGAATGGCCTGGTGCTCGTGGCCTCGGAGAGCGACACGCTCTTCGCGGTGAAGATCTCGGATGGGCAGTGGGCCTGGCAGTACCGCCGGGATCCGCCCACCGGCTTCACCGTCCGCGGCGCTTCGCGGCCCCTGGTGCGCGAAGGGGTGGCCTACATCGGCTTCTCTGACGGCTTCGTGGTGGCGCTCAGCGTCGACGACGGCGGCGTCACCTGGGAGCGCTCGCTGTCCGGCGCCGGCTCCGAGTTCCTGGACGTGGACAGCAGCCCGGTGATGGACGCCAACGGGCAGCTCTACGTCGCGTCGTACAAGAGCGGCATCTTCGCGCTCGAGTCGGAGTCGGGCGACCTGGTGTGGAATACCTCCGTGGCCGGCATGACGTCGCTGCTGGTCAGCGGCCAGGTGCTCTTCGCCGCGGGTGACGGCCGCGTGGATGCATACCTGGCGGAGACGGGACGGCTCCTCTGGTCGCATCCCCTGGGGGAACGGGCGGCCTTCGCTCCGGTGTTTGCCCAGGGAATGCTGCTTGTGCCCACGTCCAGTTCGCTGCTGTTCCTGGAGCCCAAGACGGGGCGTTCGCGCGTGTCGTGGAACCCCGGGAGTGGCATCACCGCGCCGCCTTTCGCGGCGGGCAGGCAGCTGTTCGTGCTGTCGAACAATGGCTACCTGTACTCCCTGGACATGAACGGGATTGACGGGTGACGGCTCCGGCTCGCAGGACGGTCCGCGTGGTGGCGGCGCTGATTCCGCGGCCGGAGGATGGACGCCAGTTCCTGGTGCAGCAGCGGCTCCCTGGTGGAAGCCGCGCCTTGCTGTGGGAGTTCCCCGGCGGCAAGGTGGAGGCCGGGGAGACGGACGAGGCCGCGCTGGCCCGTGAGTGCCGCGAGGAGCTGGACGTGGAGCTCGCCGTGGGCCGGCGGCTCTGGGAGGGCCAGCACTCCTATCCGGACCTGACGGTGGAGCTGGTGTTGTTCCTGGCCCGGATTGTCTCGGGCGAGCCCCGACCCCTGGGCGCCCACGCGCTGGCGTTCCACACGCCGGCGCAGATGCAGTCACTGCCGTTCTGCGAGGCGGACATCCCGCTCCTGGACGACCTGGTGGCGGGAAGGTTGGGCGCGCTCGATTGATGCTGCAGCGGACGTTCCAGCACATCCCCAGCGTCGGTCCCTGGCGGGAGAAGGACCTGTGGTCCCGCGGCATCCGCACCTGGGATGATTTTCCGGAAGCCGGCCAGGGCGTGGCGCTCAACCGGAAGTCCGACGACGTGGCCCGGGCGCGCATCGCCGAGGCGAAGGACGCGCTGGCCCGCCGGGACTTGCGCAAGCTCGCGGAGCTGCTTCCGAGCCGGGAGCACTGGCGGCTGTACCCGGAGTTCCAGGACGACGCCGTCTATTTCGATATCGAGACGGACGGCCGGGAGGCCCAGGCGCCCACGGTGGTGAGCCTGTTCGATTCGAAGGGCCTTCACGTCTTCATCCAGGGCCGGAACATGGACGCGCTGCCGGAGGCCATGGCGGCCCGGCGGCTGTGGGTGACGTTCAACGGCTCGTGCTTCGACGTGCCCGTGCTGCGTGACTACTTCGGCCCAGCGCGATTTCCGGTGCCGGATGCGCACATCGACTTGCGGTTCGTGACGCGGCGCCTGGGCATGGGCGGCGGCCTGAAGGAAATCGAAGGGAAGATCGGCGCCGAGCGTCCGCCGCACATGAAGGGCGTGAATGGCTACGACGCGGTGCTGCTGTGGCGCGCGTACCAGCGCCGCGGCGACGTGGAGGCCCTCCGGTTCCTCGTCGAGTACAACCTGTACGACGCCTTCCAGCTCCGGACGCTGATGGACGTGGCGTACAACCGCGGCGCCGACGACTTGAACCAGGATGTTCCCCGGCTGCCAGTCTTCGAGCGTGGCGACGTGCTTTACGACGTGAGCCGCATCATCCTGGAGCTGGGGCCGACTGAGCGCGACCTGCAGACGCTTGCTCGCGTCCGGGCCATGGAGCAGGACGGCTGAGCGGGCAGGGTGACTGTGCCCGGTTCACCGTCCTGGCGGCAGCCGTGCGTTCGCGAGTACCGGACGGTGAACACCTCCGCGTGTGAAGTGTAGCGGTCTGGTGGAATGACCTGGGGAGGCGTTTGTAGGTTGAAGGGTCCACCTACGGAGGAATGAATGAACGACCCGACGAATCCGACGCCGGCCGAGGTTCCCGAATCCGCTTCAAGCTCCAAGGGCAAGACGCTGGCCGTCGTCCTGGGGCTGGCGGGCCTGGCGTTGGTGGCGTCGTATTTCGGTCTGCGGCGTCAGGCGTCACTACCCGCGGAGGTTCTCGCGATTCCGACGGAGCCTGCTGGCGAGACGGCCGCGGCGCCCCCGACGATGCCCGAAACGTCGCTGCCGGAACGGGACGCCGAGGTCCGCAGCCTGGCGAGCCAGCTTTCGCCTGATCCCGAGCTCGCGCGGTGGATGGGCGAAAAAGACCTGGTACGGCGCTTCGCGGCCGCGGTGAACAACATCGCGGACGGTTCGAGCCCGCGCACGGTGCTCGGGTTCCTGGCGCCCACGGGGGCTTTCCAGGTGAGCCAGGTGGACGGCACCACGGTCATCGATCCGGCCAGCTACGCGCGCTACGACACCGTGGCCCGCGTGATTGGCTCCATTGACACTCAGTCCGCGGCCAGCGTGTACCGTGAGCTGAAGCCGCTGATTGACCAGGCGCACGCGGAGATTGCGCCGCCGGGACAGACATTCAGCAGCGCCTTGAGCGCGGCCATCCAGCATCTGCTCAAGGTGCCCGTGCAGGAAGGCCCGGTGGAAGTCGTTCCCGAAGGCGCGCTGTATGCCTATGCGGCGCCGGAGTTCGAGGACCTGAGCCCCGCGCAGAAGCATCTGCTGCGCATGGGGCCCCAGAACATGCAGCTCATCCAGGCCAAGCTGCGGGAGCTGAAGAGCTCGCTGGGCCTGCCGCCAGTCGCCGACCGCTGATTCAAAGCCAGTCCCGGGTCGCCCAGTCTCAACGGCGTTTCTTCTTGCCGGCGGGCTTGGGCGGAGGGGCTGGCTTTTCCTTTTCGCCAGCGATTTGAAGGGCCTGGCGGAACTCGTCGACGTCACGGCCCAGGCCGTCGGTGAACGCGGTGCCGGTCTGGGCATCCACGACCAGGGTGTACCTGAATCCGGACTTGAGCGGCTGCGGCAGCTGGATTCGGTAGACGAGGCCGGTTTCGGATTCCTCGACGTCGTCATCGGACACCATGGCCCGGTCGGCTTCGTCGAACAGCCGGACCCGGTAGTTCTTGAGCGGGCTGGACGTCCGGAGCTCCAGGAGCGACGTGGGCTCAATGATGGTCGCGTCATCGGGGGCCGGGGCGATCTCCGTGAGGCCCGCGGCGGCGATTCCAGCGTCCTCGGCGATGCCTGCGTCGTTGGCGGGTGCCGCGGCGGGGGCGCTGGGCGGCGCCCGGTAGCTGAGTGAGAACCGGGTCGGCGGCGGCGTCGCGGGGACCTGGGGTGCCTCGGCGACCCCTGAGTCCGGGCTGGCGGCCGGCTTGTCCGGGCAGCCCGAGAGGACGAGAGCGCCACAGCAGGTGGCGGCGACGAGTCCGAATCGAAGAAGACGCATGTGGTGGCCACGGTATGCGCCTGGATGGACGCCGGAAAGCACCGAGTGCCGGGCAGCCAGCCGGGCCGTGGGTTGGTAGCAATGGGCCCGCGGATAACCGTCCAGGACGTGACCTCTCCCTCTGAAAGAAGGTCCGATAACATGCGTTATGTAAACTAAGCGAGCGCGAATCCTGGGGTCGATTCAGGCCGTTCCCCCTCCCTGGTTTCTGGGCCGTCCGGGCCGGTTTCGGTCCGTCGATTGCAGTCGATTCCGGCAGGATCTCCACCCCCGACGTCCCGCCATGACCTTCTTCGATTCGATCGCCGCGGATGTTCGCTTCGCGCTCC from Myxococcus xanthus encodes the following:
- the era gene encoding GTPase Era, whose protein sequence is MASPKTHRSGFAALIGRPNVGKSTLLNALTGEKIAIVSPKPQTTRNRILGVVTRPEGQVAFIDTPGIHQAKGELNRYMVEVALQAAEEVDLVLFLIEPPASEKPEVSPGNRAILERLQKIGKPTFLVINKIDSVAKGQLLPLIDLYRQEFPFAEVVPISAREKDGVDRLFHTVLGHLPEGENVFDEDMLTDQQERALAAEYIREQVLRHCRQEIPYSTAVVVDIFDESEREPRPGTPPNQLGGLIRIAASIFVERDSQKAIIIGKQGQMLKTIGTDARKSVQRLLGAHVYLDLRVRVEPRWSERPEGLKKLGYD
- the der gene encoding ribosome biogenesis GTPase Der — encoded protein: MKPLVAIVGRPNVGKSTLFNRLVGRRVALVQDEPGVTRDRHYADAEWEGRKFTFIDTGGFVPGDEDQLLQQVREQAQLAVDECDVIVFVTDARAGLTAADEAVANYLRKSGKPVVLAANKLDNTTGQMQALAGEFYRLGLGDVQALSAEHGLGMQELFDSVVARLPPKEEDEDAEAPPDDGIIRLAIIGRPNVGKSTLVNAILKEKRVVASEVAGTTRDPVDSELTYKDRKLLLTDTAGIRRKKSIAQRVEQFSVVAALKVMERSDVAVLLMDATEPAVDQDAKLAGLAEERGRALVIVVNKWDLVGADQRRQETFRESLKHSLKFVGYAPILFTSALTGSKVEKVVDVATELADQFRFRAPTPQLNRLLEHMVDNHPAPIVRGKPLRMYYIAQVAAAPPTFTITVNHPDGVPDMYKRYITNQLRKTFDLRVPIRLIFKGRPGQAKREARKRPQRQGKR
- a CDS encoding tetratricopeptide repeat protein; translated protein: MAGTTKTEKIRQKELSQPDSFQKVGTEASDWLAQRQKIIGLAAGVLILGGVGVAIASEVSKRGEEKASQALGQALTVLDRPVEGVEPAQPGDTEPPFKSVKERDEAVVKSLGEFRQQHGGTPSAVTAALAEGKAQFRLGNYAAAQTAFGEYLKGAAQNDPLRAEAFEGQGYALEADGKYEDAIKAFEQMGAAGGPFLVGMGDYHKARMLILLGKKEEAAQVLSKLTTAQPNTAAARQAGERLAVLASEGVKVPAPEAPAAAPVPDAG
- a CDS encoding PQQ-binding-like beta-propeller repeat protein — protein: MTMRLVSWKRWLGGAVAAGLLGGCSGVRYYGNPELPRPPSNTPLEYFSVNWWAPLAPPQTLEYGPRETATPAYDAVSRTTVALTRDGFARGVGPDGQVKWKYKTGSRFNAGARVVDGVAYVPGGDGVLYALDAASGEEKWKYVAGEALATVPVVANGLVLVASESDTLFAVKISDGQWAWQYRRDPPTGFTVRGASRPLVREGVAYIGFSDGFVVALSVDDGGVTWERSLSGAGSEFLDVDSSPVMDANGQLYVASYKSGIFALESESGDLVWNTSVAGMTSLLVSGQVLFAAGDGRVDAYLAETGRLLWSHPLGERAAFAPVFAQGMLLVPTSSSLLFLEPKTGRSRVSWNPGSGITAPPFAAGRQLFVLSNNGYLYSLDMNGIDG
- a CDS encoding (deoxy)nucleoside triphosphate pyrophosphohydrolase; this encodes MTAPARRTVRVVAALIPRPEDGRQFLVQQRLPGGSRALLWEFPGGKVEAGETDEAALARECREELDVELAVGRRLWEGQHSYPDLTVELVLFLARIVSGEPRPLGAHALAFHTPAQMQSLPFCEADIPLLDDLVAGRLGALD
- a CDS encoding ribonuclease H-like domain-containing protein, which encodes MLQRTFQHIPSVGPWREKDLWSRGIRTWDDFPEAGQGVALNRKSDDVARARIAEAKDALARRDLRKLAELLPSREHWRLYPEFQDDAVYFDIETDGREAQAPTVVSLFDSKGLHVFIQGRNMDALPEAMAARRLWVTFNGSCFDVPVLRDYFGPARFPVPDAHIDLRFVTRRLGMGGGLKEIEGKIGAERPPHMKGVNGYDAVLLWRAYQRRGDVEALRFLVEYNLYDAFQLRTLMDVAYNRGADDLNQDVPRLPVFERGDVLYDVSRIILELGPTERDLQTLARVRAMEQDG
- a CDS encoding DUF3014 domain-containing protein, coding for MNDPTNPTPAEVPESASSSKGKTLAVVLGLAGLALVASYFGLRRQASLPAEVLAIPTEPAGETAAAPPTMPETSLPERDAEVRSLASQLSPDPELARWMGEKDLVRRFAAAVNNIADGSSPRTVLGFLAPTGAFQVSQVDGTTVIDPASYARYDTVARVIGSIDTQSAASVYRELKPLIDQAHAEIAPPGQTFSSALSAAIQHLLKVPVQEGPVEVVPEGALYAYAAPEFEDLSPAQKHLLRMGPQNMQLIQAKLRELKSSLGLPPVADR